A part of Legionella sainthelensi genomic DNA contains:
- a CDS encoding type II secretion system F family protein, with protein MKKNANTTLTFHYTGINKASQKINGDIEARSIALAKVELRKQGITISKIVKKRAPFLKRKSRKVKSSDITVFSRQLATMIESGIPLVQSFDIVAKGQTNKRLKELIEQIKHDVETGLTLSESLKKHPSHFNDLFCNLVDAGEKSGSLDTMLNKIATYKEKIETIKKKIKKALTYPIAVIVVAIIVTAGLLIFVVPQFEALFKGFGADLPMMTKAVVNLSNFFQSYWYLIFGSLIGAVYAFIYAVKHSSQFAQNVDKTLLKIPVIGPIIEKAAIARFARTLSITFAAGLPLVEALKSVAGATGNIIFSNATNKIRDEVSTGQQMNKAMENTHLFPNMVIQMVAIGEESGALERMLSKVADFYEEDVDNAVDSLSSLLEPIIMTILGVLVGGLVVSMYLPIFKLGAAI; from the coding sequence ATGAAAAAAAATGCAAATACCACGTTAACTTTTCATTACACAGGAATTAATAAAGCTTCTCAAAAAATCAATGGGGATATAGAAGCGAGAAGCATTGCTTTAGCTAAAGTTGAACTACGTAAACAAGGGATTACTATTAGTAAGATTGTCAAAAAGCGAGCCCCATTTTTAAAACGAAAAAGCAGAAAAGTTAAATCTTCAGATATTACTGTGTTTAGCCGTCAATTGGCGACAATGATTGAATCAGGTATCCCTTTAGTACAATCTTTTGATATTGTAGCAAAAGGACAAACGAACAAACGTCTCAAAGAGTTAATTGAGCAGATTAAGCATGATGTGGAAACAGGCTTAACACTTTCTGAGTCCTTAAAAAAGCATCCCTCTCATTTTAATGATTTATTTTGCAATTTAGTCGATGCTGGCGAAAAATCAGGTTCTCTCGATACTATGCTAAATAAAATTGCTACTTATAAAGAAAAAATAGAAACCATAAAAAAGAAAATCAAAAAAGCATTAACCTACCCTATAGCCGTGATCGTGGTAGCTATTATTGTTACTGCCGGATTACTGATTTTTGTGGTGCCTCAGTTTGAGGCATTATTTAAAGGTTTTGGGGCAGATTTACCCATGATGACAAAAGCAGTAGTAAACCTTTCTAATTTTTTCCAATCCTATTGGTATCTTATTTTTGGCTCATTAATTGGAGCTGTTTACGCTTTTATTTATGCAGTAAAGCACTCTTCGCAGTTTGCTCAAAATGTCGATAAAACCCTCTTAAAAATACCTGTAATTGGCCCCATTATTGAGAAAGCTGCGATTGCGCGTTTTGCACGAACACTATCAATTACCTTCGCTGCAGGACTGCCTTTGGTTGAAGCACTCAAATCAGTAGCAGGTGCCACAGGAAACATTATTTTTTCTAACGCAACAAATAAAATCAGAGATGAAGTTTCTACTGGACAACAAATGAATAAAGCTATGGAAAATACTCACCTATTTCCCAATATGGTAATTCAAATGGTTGCCATAGGCGAAGAATCAGGTGCATTAGAAAGAATGTTAAGCAAAGTTGCTGATTTTTATGAAGAAGATGTTGATAATGCTGTAGACTCGCTCAGTAGTTTACTAGAACCTATAATTATGACTATTTTAGGAGTTCTAGTGGGAGGCCTTGTGGTTTCAATGTACTTGCCAATATTTAAATTAGGAGCGGCAATATAA
- a CDS encoding SAM-dependent methyltransferase — translation MDKNFDAVYVTKPEFLSLLCEELNNVLFRCDDLVFSAQKKTDVCFAQDIWLDPELATFESISEAAKILRQKGKFWYLHPISHVRRSRLIEEQLRQPPALVRHFPVQEKIPSIGAFSLLDKNTLIYTTKRFKKWPQGKCYFIEDKINPPNRAYLKLWEALTLLGQYPRPGDTALDLGASPGGWTYVMQSLGTHVTAVDKAPLDPKIAQLPNINYLQQSAFALDPMQLDRKYDWVLSDVACYPDRAYALIMKWIESEKAKQMIFTIKLQGKINLSIIRQFQLIPNSYITNMFYNKHEVTFFILLTNNKNYLQFN, via the coding sequence ATGGATAAAAATTTTGATGCAGTTTATGTAACTAAACCTGAGTTTCTTTCTCTACTTTGCGAAGAATTAAATAATGTTTTATTTCGTTGTGACGATTTGGTTTTTTCAGCGCAGAAAAAAACTGATGTTTGCTTTGCTCAAGATATTTGGTTAGACCCCGAACTCGCAACATTTGAGTCTATTTCAGAGGCAGCAAAAATCCTTCGCCAAAAGGGAAAATTTTGGTACTTGCATCCTATTTCTCATGTACGACGATCACGACTAATTGAAGAACAATTACGTCAACCCCCCGCTCTTGTTCGCCATTTTCCAGTTCAAGAAAAAATTCCATCTATAGGCGCTTTTAGCTTATTAGATAAAAATACATTGATATACACTACAAAAAGATTTAAAAAATGGCCTCAAGGAAAATGCTATTTTATTGAGGATAAAATTAACCCACCTAATCGTGCTTACTTAAAATTATGGGAAGCGCTCACTTTGTTGGGACAATATCCAAGACCAGGAGATACAGCTTTAGATTTAGGTGCATCACCAGGGGGATGGACATATGTCATGCAGTCATTAGGGACCCATGTGACTGCTGTTGATAAAGCCCCTCTCGATCCTAAGATCGCACAATTACCAAATATCAACTATTTACAACAAAGTGCTTTTGCCCTAGATCCAATGCAATTAGATCGAAAATATGATTGGGTCTTGTCAGACGTGGCCTGTTATCCTGATCGTGCTTATGCACTCATTATGAAATGGATAGAGTCAGAAAAGGCCAAACAAATGATTTTTACTATAAAATTACAAGGAAAAATAAATCTCTCCATCATTCGACAGTTTCAATTGATACCTAACTCCTATATTACTAATATGTTTTATAATAAGCATGAAGTTACTTTTTTTATCCTTTTAACTAATAATAAGAACTACTTGCAGTTCAATTGA
- a CDS encoding methyltransferase domain-containing protein yields the protein MLIEHQIKQYRALNTWFHSPLGHFVAHEFLVNLDSTMEYSYGEILLQLGNCGDNPWLKKFNYLHKWIASPFYLGNKKSQIECALNQLPLDRNSIDCIIVPLTLETFGSSLSLIDEIDRVLSPMGFVILLGINPWSLWGGAMRMGLLHCYSDLKVKMRTPFNLNRIFLQRGYRQYSLSSFCYIPPVSNPTLIKKFTFLDEIGKMLWPFPSGFYCYIAQKYQLIEPSLQIKLINKPIKDYEAPLQPI from the coding sequence TTGTTGATTGAACATCAAATAAAACAATATCGCGCCCTGAATACATGGTTTCATTCGCCTTTGGGGCATTTTGTTGCCCATGAGTTTTTGGTTAATCTCGACTCTACAATGGAATATTCATATGGTGAGATATTATTGCAATTAGGAAATTGCGGCGATAATCCCTGGTTAAAGAAATTTAACTACCTGCATAAATGGATTGCTTCTCCCTTTTATTTGGGCAACAAAAAATCCCAAATAGAATGTGCTTTAAATCAACTTCCTTTAGATCGTAATAGTATAGATTGTATTATTGTCCCACTTACACTAGAGACTTTCGGGAGCAGTCTTAGTCTTATTGATGAAATTGATCGTGTACTTAGTCCTATGGGTTTTGTTATTTTATTAGGTATTAATCCTTGGAGCTTGTGGGGTGGCGCCATGAGGATGGGATTGCTCCATTGTTATAGCGATCTCAAAGTTAAAATGCGTACTCCTTTTAATCTTAATAGGATATTTTTACAAAGAGGTTATCGACAATACTCTCTAAGTAGTTTTTGCTATATTCCTCCAGTGAGTAATCCTACTCTCATTAAAAAATTCACTTTTTTAGATGAAATAGGAAAAATGCTGTGGCCGTTTCCCTCTGGATTTTATTGTTACATTGCACAAAAATATCAACTCATCGAGCCATCACTACAGATAAAATTAATAAATAAACCAATAAAAGATTATGAAGCACCATTACAGCCAATTTAA
- the pilB gene encoding type IV-A pilus assembly ATPase PilB — translation MLGSNDFKLYGIGQLFVLEKLLEKSKAIEFYKLADAEKISLVQYLVKNNILSATQIASTASQNFGVPMLDLDCIDIETLPTTLVNETLIRRHSMLPLFCRGNLLYLATEDPSNQTSLKEIQFQTGLNTYAIVVEADKLNVLIDQLLTTKENQCLSEFVGDTNEMDGLIINEDEEHELNAPISITEDAPIVKFVNKILLDAIKQGASDIHFEPYDKEYRIRYRQDGILHEIATPPARLAARITARIKIMSCLDISERRIPQDGAFKMKLSKSRTIDFRVSTCPTIAGEKVVTRILDPGSVKLGIEALGFSPLQREHFVHAIQCPQGMILVTGPTGSGKTVTLYTALNILNTKEVNISTAEDPVEIKMPGINQVNINPKAGLTFSNALRSFLRQDPDIIMVGEIRDLETAEIAVKASQTGHLVLSTLHTNSASETLNRLVNMGIPTFNITSSVTLIIAQRLARKLCEHCKILRDDFTKSGLLELGFTEADVQEIKLYKAVGCNKCSGGYRGRIGLFEVLPMTKTIGQLIMSGGNALDILKAAQDEGMLTIYQSGLEKIKHGITTIEEVNRVTVD, via the coding sequence ATGTTAGGAAGCAATGATTTTAAATTATATGGTATAGGCCAGCTTTTTGTCTTGGAAAAACTTCTAGAAAAATCTAAGGCGATAGAGTTCTATAAGCTTGCCGATGCTGAAAAAATTTCTTTAGTCCAATATCTTGTTAAAAACAATATATTATCTGCAACACAAATTGCCAGCACAGCCTCACAAAATTTTGGCGTGCCTATGCTGGATCTCGATTGTATTGATATAGAAACACTTCCCACAACTTTGGTAAATGAGACCTTAATCCGTCGTCATTCAATGCTTCCGTTATTTTGTCGAGGAAATCTTTTATATTTAGCCACTGAAGATCCAAGCAATCAAACCTCATTGAAAGAAATCCAATTTCAAACTGGACTAAATACTTATGCCATCGTCGTAGAAGCAGATAAGCTCAATGTTCTAATTGATCAGTTGCTCACCACTAAAGAAAACCAATGCTTATCCGAGTTTGTTGGTGATACTAATGAGATGGATGGACTCATTATTAATGAAGATGAAGAGCATGAGCTCAATGCGCCAATTTCCATAACAGAGGACGCTCCAATCGTTAAATTTGTCAATAAGATTCTTCTTGATGCCATTAAACAAGGAGCGTCTGATATTCATTTTGAGCCTTATGATAAAGAATATCGTATACGATACCGCCAAGATGGAATTTTACATGAAATAGCAACGCCACCTGCAAGATTAGCAGCCAGAATTACTGCCCGCATCAAAATTATGTCTTGTTTGGATATTTCTGAAAGACGTATTCCACAAGATGGCGCTTTTAAAATGAAATTATCTAAATCAAGAACTATCGATTTTAGGGTTAGCACCTGCCCTACTATTGCTGGTGAAAAAGTGGTCACTCGTATTCTTGACCCAGGTTCTGTTAAATTAGGTATTGAAGCCTTAGGCTTTAGCCCTCTGCAAAGAGAGCATTTTGTCCATGCAATTCAATGCCCACAAGGTATGATTTTGGTTACTGGTCCTACAGGAAGTGGTAAAACCGTTACGTTGTATACGGCATTAAATATACTTAATACCAAGGAAGTGAATATTTCGACTGCTGAAGATCCTGTAGAAATCAAAATGCCTGGCATTAATCAAGTGAACATTAATCCTAAGGCGGGATTAACCTTTTCGAATGCCCTACGATCTTTTTTACGCCAAGACCCGGACATCATTATGGTGGGAGAAATACGTGACTTGGAAACTGCAGAAATAGCAGTTAAAGCATCACAAACGGGACATTTAGTACTTTCGACCTTACATACGAATAGTGCTTCTGAAACGTTAAATCGTCTGGTGAATATGGGAATTCCAACTTTTAATATTACCAGCTCCGTCACCCTCATTATTGCGCAGCGTCTGGCTCGTAAATTATGCGAGCATTGTAAAATTTTAAGAGATGACTTCACTAAATCTGGATTACTCGAATTAGGATTTACAGAAGCAGACGTACAAGAAATTAAGTTATACAAAGCGGTTGGTTGTAATAAATGTTCCGGTGGATACCGAGGAAGAATTGGATTATTTGAAGTATTGCCTATGACTAAAACCATCGGCCAGTTAATCATGTCAGGGGGTAATGCTCTTGATATTCTAAAAGCGGCTCAAGACGAAGGCATGCTGACTATTTACCAATCTGGGCTTGAAAAGATAAAACACGGTATTACAACTATAGAGGAGGTCAATCGGGTAACCGTTGATTAA
- a CDS encoding HAD family hydrolase, whose translation MSYQVILFDLDDTLIDFSYSERMGLISIYNQFYTSVEYAVFEQLYKEINTQLWHQVGNSLSSSEVRLLRFAHLNQKISCPTPIEEIASEYEKNLCAHAYWLPYVKAAIEFLHQKGHFLGIITNGFKETQAQKHQQLELSNWFDCYIISSEIGVAKPDIKIFEIAIAEIVSKRQHCIEKHSMLMVGDSIVSDGHGAKNFGIDFCFINNHSLDILPSEPPIKYNINSVAHLPICMGYKAEYRLF comes from the coding sequence ATGTCTTATCAAGTTATTCTATTTGATTTAGATGATACTTTAATCGATTTTTCTTATTCTGAGCGAATGGGATTAATCAGTATTTACAATCAATTTTATACGTCAGTGGAATACGCTGTTTTTGAACAGTTATATAAAGAAATCAATACCCAGTTATGGCATCAAGTTGGCAACTCGCTTAGCTCTAGTGAGGTAAGGCTATTACGTTTTGCACATCTCAATCAAAAGATTTCGTGCCCCACCCCTATCGAGGAAATAGCGAGCGAATATGAAAAAAATCTTTGTGCACATGCATATTGGTTGCCTTATGTAAAGGCTGCTATTGAGTTCTTACATCAAAAAGGTCATTTTTTAGGTATTATTACAAATGGTTTTAAGGAAACACAAGCGCAAAAGCACCAACAACTTGAGTTATCAAATTGGTTTGATTGTTATATTATTTCTAGCGAGATCGGGGTTGCTAAGCCTGATATAAAAATTTTTGAAATTGCCATAGCAGAAATTGTTAGCAAACGACAACATTGTATTGAAAAACACTCCATGTTAATGGTTGGCGATTCAATAGTAAGTGATGGTCATGGAGCAAAGAACTTTGGGATTGATTTCTGTTTTATCAATAATCATTCATTAGATATTTTACCTTCGGAACCCCCTATTAAATACAATATTAACTCTGTTGCGCATTTACCCATTTGTATGGGTTATAAAGCCGAATATAGGCTTTTTTAG
- a CDS encoding HPF/RaiA family ribosome-associated protein: protein MNNSVHFPIQIVFNNLKHSLAIESSAYKHAQKLGKYFDRILSCKVSIETHHHHNKGKIFHVRVDLIVPGAELVANRDLPENHAHEDVYVAVRDAFLALTRQLKKYVHKQRGEVKHHESPPEGRIREIAPIADYGFIETVDGRRLRFTSKSVIDYDFDKLEVGFRVSFIEARSNDGPAASTVYIK, encoded by the coding sequence ATGAATAATTCAGTACATTTTCCTATACAAATAGTATTTAATAATTTGAAGCACTCCTTGGCTATTGAGAGTAGTGCGTATAAACATGCCCAAAAATTAGGAAAATACTTTGACCGTATTTTGAGTTGCAAAGTAAGTATTGAAACCCATCATCATCATAACAAAGGAAAAATATTTCATGTTCGTGTCGATCTGATTGTGCCAGGTGCAGAGTTAGTAGCCAACCGCGATCTACCTGAAAACCATGCCCATGAAGATGTCTATGTTGCTGTAAGAGATGCATTTCTTGCTCTGACCCGCCAACTAAAGAAATATGTTCATAAACAACGAGGAGAAGTAAAACATCATGAATCACCACCCGAAGGTCGCATTCGCGAAATTGCTCCTATAGCGGACTATGGATTTATTGAAACCGTTGATGGCAGAAGACTTCGTTTTACAAGCAAAAGTGTAATCGATTATGATTTCGATAAGTTAGAAGTAGGTTTTCGAGTATCATTTATTGAAGCAAGAAGCAATGATGGTCCTGCTGCAAGCACCGTTTATATTAAGTAA
- a CDS encoding CBS domain-containing protein — protein sequence MIVGEYCNRDVVVINCNESVKNAAELMRQYHIGDLVLLEEQKNKKAPIGIVTDCDLVIEVMAAGIAPESLLIKDIITEPFSSVFENDNLLDALELMHSKKIRRLPVINNDKTLVGIITLDDFIEILAENMAKVIDVIKPQQQKEAKQRT from the coding sequence ATGATAGTTGGAGAATACTGTAACAGGGATGTAGTAGTCATCAATTGCAATGAATCAGTAAAGAATGCTGCAGAACTCATGCGCCAGTATCACATTGGTGATTTAGTTTTGCTTGAAGAGCAAAAAAATAAAAAAGCCCCTATAGGTATCGTCACTGATTGTGATTTAGTCATTGAAGTCATGGCAGCAGGAATAGCCCCCGAATCTCTACTTATTAAAGATATTATCACAGAGCCTTTTAGCAGTGTCTTTGAAAATGATAACTTATTGGATGCTTTAGAATTAATGCATTCAAAAAAAATACGTCGTCTCCCGGTTATTAATAACGATAAAACACTTGTTGGAATTATTACTCTAGATGATTTTATTGAAATTCTGGCAGAAAACATGGCTAAAGTAATTGATGTCATTAAACCTCAACAACAAAAGGAAGCCAAACAAAGAACCTAG
- a CDS encoding DUF1328 family protein, protein MLTGVFIFLLIAIVSGYLGYKGTDPTVIRNAKMVFYISSIIFFILLITYFFYPAAPPPPAVTKNPLV, encoded by the coding sequence ATGTTAACAGGAGTTTTTATATTTTTATTGATTGCTATTGTTTCGGGATATCTAGGATATAAAGGAACTGATCCAACAGTGATACGCAATGCAAAAATGGTTTTTTATATTTCTTCAATTATTTTTTTCATATTACTTATTACCTACTTCTTTTATCCAGCAGCACCACCACCTCCAGCTGTAACTAAAAATCCCCTTGTGTAA
- a CDS encoding prepilin peptidase, giving the protein MVYDLITHNTWLMYLFIALFSLTVGSLLNVIIYRLPIMLEIEWRQQYNELMGIKEDKEPKINLFFPRSFCPSCKAMVKAWQNIPILSYIFLRRRCYQCKSPIPIRYPLIELSTMLLSLYASWHFGFTIQLLFALMAIWILICLIFIDLDHQILPDCLTLSLLWLGLIANTANLFTPISQAVLSAAIAYLGMWLFIKLFYLFTGKIGMGNGDFKLLAAFAAWLGWIYLPLILLLSSISGTIIGLLYLYSKGKTKETAIPFGPFLCISGLICLFWGKYIVSWYLHFWM; this is encoded by the coding sequence ATGGTATATGATTTAATCACTCATAATACATGGTTGATGTATCTTTTTATCGCACTATTTTCACTTACTGTAGGAAGCTTACTTAACGTGATTATATACCGCTTGCCTATAATGCTCGAAATCGAGTGGCGGCAACAATATAATGAATTAATGGGAATTAAAGAAGATAAAGAACCTAAAATTAATTTATTTTTCCCCCGATCATTTTGTCCTTCATGCAAAGCGATGGTAAAAGCATGGCAAAACATCCCTATTTTAAGCTACATTTTTTTGCGTAGGCGTTGTTATCAATGCAAAAGCCCTATTCCAATCCGTTATCCTTTAATTGAATTAAGTACCATGCTTCTTTCCCTGTATGCAAGTTGGCATTTTGGATTTACGATACAATTGCTTTTTGCATTAATGGCTATATGGATTTTAATTTGTTTAATTTTTATTGATTTGGATCATCAAATATTACCCGATTGCCTTACCTTAAGCTTATTGTGGTTGGGGTTAATCGCCAATACTGCCAACTTATTTACACCTATATCTCAAGCAGTGCTGAGTGCGGCAATCGCCTATCTGGGAATGTGGTTGTTTATAAAATTATTCTACTTATTTACTGGTAAAATAGGTATGGGGAATGGTGATTTTAAATTACTTGCTGCGTTTGCCGCTTGGTTAGGCTGGATATACTTACCTTTAATTCTACTTCTTTCCTCAATTAGTGGTACAATTATTGGCCTATTATATTTGTATTCAAAAGGTAAAACAAAAGAGACAGCCATTCCCTTTGGTCCCTTTTTATGTATAAGCGGATTAATATGTTTGTTTTGGGGAAAATATATAGTGAGCTGGTACTTACATTTTTGGATGTAA